A portion of the Mesobacillus sp. AQ2 genome contains these proteins:
- a CDS encoding IscS subfamily cysteine desulfurase produces the protein MKYFDYAATCPLDRDAADIFIKASAEYFGNSQSLHEAGSAAANLLESCRQEFARLLDVEEAGIYFTSGGSEGNFLGIMALLSAKRKNGRHIITGAAEHSSVYNLMKKLEGEGWEITFLPLDEDGRIKIDTFIKAVRPETVLVSIQHGNPEIGTLQPVKNIAEYCRTNGILIHTDCVQTFGKIPMDSLARSVDALSISGHKFYGPKGTGVAYVNPKLAWKPYIDGTVHEKGFRPGTVNVPGIAAMTVAAQKAQSLIKTENDRLKELRTILVDLLAGSKNPYKIFGIEGDAQLPGIVGMAIKGVEGQFVLLECDRRGFAISTGTACHTGLLSPARTMTAMGINGKEAKEFFRISFGRTTAADDVVELGKLLAVISGKVAAV, from the coding sequence ATGAAATATTTCGATTATGCTGCTACATGCCCGCTTGACCGGGATGCTGCAGATATTTTTATCAAAGCATCGGCAGAGTACTTTGGAAACAGCCAGAGTCTTCACGAAGCGGGCTCTGCAGCGGCTAATCTCCTTGAGAGCTGCAGACAGGAATTTGCCAGGTTGCTTGATGTCGAAGAAGCAGGGATATATTTTACAAGCGGAGGGTCTGAAGGGAATTTTCTTGGGATTATGGCGCTTCTCTCTGCAAAAAGAAAAAACGGCCGCCACATTATTACCGGTGCTGCTGAACATTCCTCAGTTTATAATTTGATGAAAAAGCTGGAGGGAGAAGGCTGGGAAATCACATTCCTGCCATTGGACGAGGACGGAAGAATTAAGATTGACACCTTTATCAAAGCTGTTCGGCCTGAAACAGTGCTCGTTTCCATTCAGCATGGCAACCCGGAAATCGGAACCCTCCAGCCGGTCAAAAACATCGCTGAATACTGCAGGACCAATGGAATCCTGATCCACACAGATTGCGTGCAAACCTTTGGAAAGATACCAATGGACTCTCTTGCACGTTCCGTGGATGCCCTGTCTATTTCGGGCCACAAGTTTTACGGACCAAAAGGAACTGGAGTCGCCTATGTCAATCCGAAGCTTGCCTGGAAGCCATATATTGATGGGACCGTGCATGAAAAAGGCTTCAGGCCCGGCACTGTCAATGTCCCGGGAATAGCCGCCATGACCGTTGCTGCCCAAAAAGCGCAGTCACTGATCAAAACGGAGAATGATCGACTTAAAGAGTTAAGGACTATTCTTGTTGATCTTCTTGCAGGATCAAAAAACCCATATAAGATTTTTGGCATAGAAGGGGACGCTCAGCTCCCAGGAATCGTGGGAATGGCTATAAAAGGCGTGGAGGGGCAATTTGTCCTGCTGGAATGTGACCGTAGGGGATTCGCGATTTCAACCGGGACAGCCTGTCACACAGGACTATTAAGCCCTGCCAGAACCATGACGGCAATGGGCATCAATGGCAAAGAAGCAAAGGAATTTTTCAGGATTTCATTCGGGCGGACTACTGCAGCCGATGATGTGGTCGAACTTGGGAAACTCCTGGCGGTCATCTCTGGAAAGGTCGCAGCCGTTTAA
- a CDS encoding transcription repressor NadR: MKEPTKILGDERREFILKRLQESREPITGGELAAITNVSRQVIVGDITLLKAKNEPIIATSQGYLYMHASRPTEAERIIACSHGPERTEEELLLLVDHGVTVKDVKIEHPVYGDLTASIMVSNRYEVKQFMEKIKSTNASYLSELTDGIHLHSISAPTEKALDEAEETLRKANFLIDLEQ; encoded by the coding sequence ATGAAGGAACCTACGAAAATCCTTGGGGATGAACGCCGGGAATTCATCCTGAAGCGCCTGCAGGAAAGCCGTGAGCCGATTACCGGCGGCGAGCTGGCAGCCATTACGAACGTAAGCAGACAAGTCATTGTCGGTGATATCACCCTGCTAAAAGCAAAAAATGAACCTATCATCGCTACAAGCCAGGGTTATTTATACATGCACGCCTCCCGGCCAACAGAGGCGGAACGGATCATTGCCTGCTCACACGGCCCTGAAAGGACTGAAGAAGAACTTTTGCTCCTTGTCGATCATGGTGTAACGGTAAAAGACGTGAAAATCGAGCATCCTGTGTATGGCGACCTGACCGCTTCCATCATGGTCTCGAACCGTTACGAAGTGAAGCAGTTCATGGAAAAAATAAAATCCACCAATGCTTCCTATTTATCAGAATTGACCGACGGCATCCACTTGCACAGCATTTCAGCCCCGACGGAAAAAGCACTGGATGAAGCGGAAGAAACGCTTAGAAAAGCAAATTTCCTTATTGATTTAGAACAGTAG
- the pheA gene encoding prephenate dehydratase: MKVGYLGPEATFTDYAARQLFHEAERIPFVSIPECMDAATEGEIDAAIVPLENSIEGSVNLTVDYLVHETDLQIVGEAVVPIRQHLLVHQDNLENWRNAELICSHPHALAQCHKFLHKEFKKVPHEHMASTAAAAKFVKDHPERNIAAIANSLAAQEYEGLAMAQQNIHDYSYNHTVFAVLTKPENKLQLDKGEDFKTSLMITLPSDQAGALHQVLSAFSWRKLNLSKIESRPMKTGLGKYFFIIDINFKMDDVLIPGAIAELEALGCTVKMLGSYSSHKI, translated from the coding sequence TTGAAAGTAGGATATCTTGGACCAGAAGCGACGTTTACAGATTACGCAGCCAGGCAGTTGTTTCATGAAGCGGAGCGGATTCCGTTCGTCAGCATACCAGAATGCATGGATGCGGCCACAGAAGGGGAGATTGACGCAGCGATTGTCCCATTGGAAAATTCAATCGAAGGTTCTGTTAACTTAACAGTCGATTACCTTGTCCATGAAACAGATCTCCAGATTGTTGGTGAAGCGGTGGTGCCAATCAGGCAGCATTTGCTGGTACACCAGGACAATTTGGAAAACTGGAGAAATGCGGAGCTAATTTGCAGCCATCCGCACGCACTTGCACAGTGCCATAAGTTTTTACATAAAGAATTTAAAAAAGTACCGCACGAACATATGGCTTCAACAGCCGCAGCGGCCAAATTTGTCAAAGATCATCCGGAACGGAATATCGCGGCGATCGCAAACAGTCTTGCTGCACAAGAATATGAAGGACTGGCCATGGCTCAGCAAAATATCCATGATTATAGTTATAACCATACTGTCTTCGCAGTTCTCACAAAGCCGGAAAACAAGCTTCAACTCGACAAGGGCGAAGATTTCAAGACCAGCTTGATGATCACCCTGCCTTCAGATCAGGCAGGAGCATTGCATCAGGTCCTGTCGGCATTTTCATGGAGGAAGCTCAATCTTTCCAAAATTGAATCCCGCCCGATGAAAACCGGTCTCGGAAAATATTTTTTCATTATTGATATCAATTTTAAAATGGATGACGTCTTGATTCCAGGGGCCATAGCCGAACTGGAGGCACTGGGCTGCACCGTTAAAATGCTCGGAAGCTATTCCAGCCATAAAATATAA
- a CDS encoding ACT domain-containing protein — protein sequence MKENQDKKFYLVREDVLPEAMKKTLEAKEMIERGKAESVWDAVQRVDLSRSAFYKYRDTVFPFHTVVKERIISLFFQLEDRSGTLSELLSTVAATGCNVLTIHQTIPLQGRANVTLSLNITEMRVEMDEMLTRLRKMEFVEKVEVLGTGA from the coding sequence ATGAAGGAAAATCAAGATAAAAAATTCTATCTCGTTCGGGAAGATGTCCTGCCGGAAGCAATGAAAAAAACGCTTGAGGCAAAGGAAATGATTGAACGGGGCAAAGCGGAGTCGGTCTGGGATGCAGTCCAGAGGGTCGACTTGAGCCGGAGCGCCTTTTACAAATACCGTGATACTGTTTTTCCGTTCCATACGGTTGTGAAAGAGCGGATCATTTCACTGTTTTTTCAGCTTGAAGACCGATCTGGGACACTATCGGAATTGCTGAGCACTGTTGCGGCTACTGGCTGCAATGTTTTGACCATCCATCAGACCATTCCTCTGCAGGGAAGGGCGAATGTGACGCTAAGCTTGAATATCACCGAAATGAGAGTCGAAATGGACGAGATGCTGACAAGGCTGAGAAAAATGGAATTTGTAGAAAAAGTTGAAGTGCTGGGAACAGGCGCTTAA